From a single Seriola aureovittata isolate HTS-2021-v1 ecotype China chromosome 18, ASM2101889v1, whole genome shotgun sequence genomic region:
- the nrarpa gene encoding notch-regulated ankyrin repeat-containing protein A encodes MSQADVSTCSAPQRVFQEAVKKGNTKELHSLLQNMTNCEFNVNSFGPEGQTALHQSVIDGNLELVKLLVKFGADIRLANREGWSALHIAAFGGHQDIVLYLITKAKYSSGAR; translated from the coding sequence ATGAGCCAGGCGGATGTGTCGACTTGCTCCGCACCGCAGAGGGTTTTCCAGGAGGCGGTGAAGAAGGGCAACACCAAGGAGCTTCACTCGTTGCTGCAGAACATGACAAACTGCGAGTTCAACGTCAACTCCTTCGGGCCAGAAGGGCAGACAGCCCTCCACCAGTCCGTTATTGACGGGAACCTGGAGCTGGTAAAACTGCTGGTGAAGTTTGGTGCAGATATCCGGCTGGCCAACAGGGAAGGGTGGAGCGCTTTACACATCGCCGCCTTCGGGGGCCACCAAGACATTGTGCTATACCTCATCACCAAGGCCAAGTACTCCTCTGGCGCCCGGtga